The following coding sequences are from one Thermocrinis jamiesonii window:
- the rpsQ gene encoding 30S ribosomal protein S17, producing MKEKKWHEKRKEFVGVVVSDKMDKTVVVRVDRKVQHPIYKKHIIRSKKYHAHDPENQCKVGDVVVIRETRPLSKTKRWVVVKILQRAQTQLE from the coding sequence ATGAAAGAAAAAAAATGGCACGAAAAAAGAAAGGAGTTTGTGGGTGTTGTTGTGAGCGATAAAATGGATAAAACAGTTGTAGTTAGGGTAGATAGAAAAGTGCAACACCCAATTTACAAAAAACACATAATAAGAAGTAAAAAATATCATGCTCATGACCCAGAAAATCAATGCAAAGTAGGGGATGTAGTTGTCATAAGGGAAACGAGACCTCTATCAAAGACTAAAAGGTGGGTGGTAGTTAAAATACTGCAGAGAGCCCAAACCCAACTTGAATGA
- the rpsR gene encoding 30S ribosomal protein S18: protein MEIKRSAKKTCYFCEKGKNPSYKNYEELTKFISERGKIIGRRHTGVCAKHQRILAREIKRARQLALMPYVII from the coding sequence ATGGAGATAAAAAGGAGCGCAAAAAAAACCTGTTACTTTTGCGAGAAAGGCAAGAACCCGTCCTACAAAAACTATGAAGAACTTACCAAGTTTATATCCGAAAGAGGCAAAATAATAGGTAGAAGGCACACTGGTGTATGTGCCAAGCATCAGCGTATATTAGCCAGAGAAATAAAAAGGGCAAGACAGTTGGCTCTAATGCCTTACGTTATCATCTGA
- a CDS encoding EAL and HDOD domain-containing protein yields the protein MHVLSRQAIYDKHNNVVFWEVFLQDRETGKHPQNLDPLKATSIAVDLLVELGMYKVGGGKLVFVNVPAVFLEASMFDLVSPEYVGIELVENKSITNQTYDAIDILLKRGFKFCIDDFGFERIDYLPILNKAHFVKINIKNNPYNLVELKEVIAILKSLKKGAIAKNIETEEDYKMAKELGFNYFQGNYLSPPVLLKDTKAIVYLKGTLFKLYKALKEGDLKRVANILEQDVGATYKLLKFANSAMFRRIKKIGTLEEAIVRLGFDNIVKFVIILALSEMFVGEKEKEYWKKALYRASLSEKLAEIYAPGLKGKAHLVGLFSLSWQIFGQEPKEIASQLGLDKEIQDALERKPNELSFILSLVELIEDSTDSKVIEKVAKTLGITKQELHSIVEEAIKESRMVEEEFS from the coding sequence ATGCATGTATTAAGTAGGCAAGCTATATACGATAAGCACAACAACGTAGTTTTCTGGGAGGTATTTTTGCAAGATAGAGAAACGGGAAAACATCCTCAAAATCTAGATCCATTAAAGGCTACCAGTATTGCGGTAGATCTATTAGTGGAATTGGGTATGTACAAAGTTGGTGGAGGAAAGTTGGTTTTTGTGAATGTGCCTGCCGTATTTTTGGAAGCTTCTATGTTTGACCTTGTTTCCCCAGAATACGTTGGCATAGAGTTAGTGGAAAACAAAAGTATAACAAATCAAACCTACGACGCTATAGACATTTTACTTAAAAGAGGTTTTAAGTTTTGTATAGATGATTTTGGGTTTGAGAGGATAGATTATCTACCCATTTTAAACAAAGCCCATTTTGTCAAGATAAATATTAAAAACAACCCTTACAATCTGGTGGAGCTAAAGGAAGTAATAGCTATACTCAAAAGTTTAAAAAAGGGTGCAATAGCCAAAAATATAGAAACGGAGGAAGATTATAAAATGGCAAAAGAACTCGGTTTTAACTATTTTCAGGGTAACTACCTTTCCCCTCCCGTACTCTTAAAGGATACAAAAGCTATAGTTTATCTCAAAGGTACTTTATTTAAGCTTTACAAAGCCCTGAAAGAAGGTGATTTAAAACGAGTCGCTAATATTTTAGAACAGGATGTGGGAGCAACATATAAATTGCTGAAGTTTGCTAACTCCGCTATGTTCCGTAGAATTAAAAAAATAGGCACCTTAGAGGAAGCAATAGTTCGTTTGGGTTTTGATAACATAGTTAAATTTGTGATAATCCTTGCCCTTTCCGAAATGTTTGTAGGAGAAAAAGAAAAAGAATATTGGAAAAAGGCTCTTTATAGGGCTAGCCTGTCGGAAAAATTGGCAGAGATTTATGCTCCAGGTTTGAAAGGGAAAGCTCACTTGGTTGGTTTGTTTTCCTTATCCTGGCAGATCTTTGGGCAAGAACCCAAGGAGATAGCTTCACAGTTGGGACTGGACAAAGAAATTCAGGATGCTCTTGAGAGAAAGCCTAATGAGTTGAGTTTTATACTTTCTTTGGTAGAGTTGATAGAAGACTCCACAGATAGTAAGGTTATAGAAAAAGTTGCCAAAACTTTGGGTATTACAAAGCAGGAACTACATTCAATAGTAGAAGAGGCAATAAAAGAATCAAGAATGGTTGAAGAAGAGTTTTCTTAG
- a CDS encoding Mov34/MPN/PAD-1 family protein, which produces MLKLKNSALQKMILQAERDYPCETCGLLLGKYEKDLRIVFGAYETPNANPDRKNDRYEIDPKDYLKAEKKAREFGLEIVGVYHSHPDHPDRPSQFDQERAFEGFSYIILSVSKGKVVSYRSWELIDGRFREEPIDIFG; this is translated from the coding sequence ATGCTAAAGCTTAAAAACTCTGCCCTTCAGAAGATGATTCTCCAAGCGGAAAGGGATTACCCTTGTGAAACCTGTGGCCTTTTGCTTGGTAAATACGAAAAGGACTTAAGAATTGTTTTTGGAGCCTATGAAACACCGAATGCAAACCCAGATAGAAAAAACGACAGATACGAAATAGATCCAAAGGATTACCTGAAAGCGGAAAAAAAAGCAAGGGAGTTTGGGCTTGAAATTGTAGGTGTGTATCATTCTCATCCAGACCATCCCGACAGGCCCTCCCAGTTTGACCAAGAAAGAGCCTTTGAAGGTTTTTCTTACATAATCCTTTCCGTTAGCAAAGGAAAAGTGGTATCATACAGAAGTTGGGAGCTGATAGATGGAAGATTTAGAGAAGAACCCATTGACATATTCGGATGA
- a CDS encoding FAD-dependent oxidoreductase, translating to MARYDVVIVGAGGAGLRAAIEASMDPNIRVAVISKVYPTRSHTGAAQGGINASLGNVIPEDSPESHAFDTIKGSDFLADQDAVFFMCENAPDIIYELDRWGVPFSRLPDGRIAQRPFGGASFPRTVFSADRTGHVILHTLFEQALARDNIDFYNEYFLLDIIHNGVRVKGVSVYDIKNGEVLNIEAKAVILATGGFARIYWQRSTNAVGNTGDGVAVAFRAGLALKDMEFIQFHPTGLAKTGILLSEACRGEGGYLLNALGERFMKRYAPEKMELAPRDMVSRAIEYEIKEGRGVGSGTSAYVYLDLRHLGEAKIKERLPQVRQLAIDFEGVDPVKELVPIRPTAHYCMGGIHVVNYRTSATELEGLYAVGECACVSVHGANRLGGNSLTEILVFGKFCGISAREYAKQVDWLPLTEAERKKNIEFIERLMNREGSEKLADIRKRMGEITWEKVGIFRDERSLQEAYKELSELLERWEAIPVVDKSKIFNTNLVEVLELRNMLELARVVAYSALHRKESRGSHTREDYPNRDDKNFLKHTLVYQRDDKLVIEYIPVSILKYQPAQRTY from the coding sequence ATGGCAAGGTACGATGTGGTTATAGTAGGAGCAGGTGGTGCAGGTTTGAGGGCCGCAATTGAGGCGAGCATGGACCCCAACATTAGAGTGGCGGTCATTTCCAAGGTTTATCCTACTCGTTCCCACACAGGCGCAGCCCAAGGAGGTATAAATGCGTCCCTTGGTAATGTTATCCCAGAAGATTCGCCCGAATCCCACGCCTTTGATACAATAAAAGGCTCGGACTTTTTAGCGGATCAGGATGCGGTTTTCTTTATGTGTGAAAATGCGCCTGACATTATATACGAACTTGACAGATGGGGTGTTCCCTTTTCACGTCTTCCGGATGGAAGGATAGCCCAAAGGCCCTTTGGCGGAGCATCTTTTCCAAGGACAGTTTTCTCCGCAGACAGGACAGGCCATGTTATACTTCACACTCTATTTGAACAGGCGTTAGCCCGCGACAATATAGACTTTTACAACGAATACTTTCTCTTAGACATAATCCACAATGGTGTTAGAGTAAAGGGAGTTTCGGTTTATGACATAAAGAACGGAGAAGTGTTAAACATTGAAGCAAAGGCGGTTATTTTGGCTACGGGCGGTTTTGCTAGAATTTACTGGCAAAGAAGCACAAACGCAGTTGGAAACACCGGAGACGGTGTAGCTGTTGCTTTTAGGGCTGGCTTGGCACTAAAGGACATGGAGTTTATCCAATTCCACCCCACAGGCTTGGCAAAGACGGGCATACTCCTTTCCGAAGCCTGTAGAGGTGAAGGAGGATACCTTCTAAACGCGCTGGGTGAGAGGTTTATGAAAAGGTATGCTCCAGAAAAGATGGAACTAGCACCAAGAGATATGGTCTCAAGGGCAATAGAGTATGAAATCAAAGAGGGAAGGGGTGTAGGCAGTGGCACAAGCGCCTATGTTTATTTAGATCTGAGACATTTGGGAGAGGCTAAGATAAAAGAAAGACTTCCACAAGTGCGCCAGCTTGCTATAGACTTTGAGGGTGTCGACCCAGTTAAAGAGCTGGTTCCCATTAGGCCAACCGCCCACTACTGTATGGGAGGCATACATGTAGTTAATTACAGAACCAGTGCTACAGAGCTGGAAGGACTCTACGCCGTAGGAGAATGCGCGTGTGTATCCGTGCATGGGGCCAACAGATTGGGAGGAAACTCTCTAACGGAAATCCTTGTTTTTGGTAAATTCTGTGGTATATCCGCAAGGGAGTATGCCAAACAGGTAGATTGGTTACCTTTGACCGAGGCGGAAAGGAAGAAGAACATAGAGTTCATAGAAAGATTAATGAACAGGGAAGGGTCTGAAAAGTTGGCTGACATAAGGAAAAGGATGGGCGAGATAACCTGGGAAAAGGTGGGAATATTTAGGGATGAAAGATCTTTGCAAGAAGCGTATAAAGAGCTTAGCGAGCTTTTGGAAAGATGGGAAGCCATACCGGTGGTGGACAAGAGCAAAATCTTCAACACAAACTTGGTGGAAGTTTTAGAACTTAGAAACATGCTGGAGTTAGCTAGGGTAGTAGCCTATTCTGCCCTTCACAGAAAAGAATCAAGGGGAAGTCACACAAGGGAAGATTACCCTAACAGAGACGACAAAAACTTTCTCAAGCATACACTGGTATATCAAAGGGATGACAAACTTGTGATTGAATATATACCTGTAAGCATACTTAAATACCAACCTGCCCAAAGGACTTACTGA
- the rpsF gene encoding 30S ribosomal protein S6 gives MAKRYYETTRYYESVIVLKPTLSEEEVSRRVQEIKDYIAKKGGEVLGVTDWGLKQLAYRINHFSSGRYFIIQIKSSNPELPNDLDFYYRINEDVIRWLNFRVSEKEITTNA, from the coding sequence ATGGCAAAGAGGTATTACGAGACTACAAGATACTACGAAAGTGTGATAGTTCTAAAGCCTACTCTTTCGGAAGAGGAAGTAAGCAGAAGGGTGCAGGAGATAAAGGACTATATAGCCAAGAAGGGTGGTGAGGTGCTCGGCGTAACAGATTGGGGGCTAAAGCAGTTAGCCTACAGAATAAATCACTTCAGCAGTGGAAGGTATTTTATCATTCAGATCAAATCAAGCAATCCAGAATTGCCCAATGATTTGGATTTTTATTACAGGATAAACGAAGATGTAATAAGGTGGTTAAACTTTCGGGTGAGCGAAAAGGAGATCACAACCAATGCTTAA
- the rplI gene encoding 50S ribosomal protein L9: MKVVLLRELEGYGNMGDVINVKDGFARNYLIPKGIALPATESNLRHVKSIISQKLRKLQKEKEKALALAKKLEGFMLEIKHPVGEKGKLYGSVTSAEIAKALSEKGFEIDRKKIILSKPIREVGIYTVQIKLHPEVEVQIKVDVQPQK, from the coding sequence ATGAAAGTGGTGCTTCTCAGAGAACTGGAAGGTTATGGCAATATGGGAGATGTGATAAACGTAAAGGACGGATTTGCGCGTAACTATCTAATACCCAAAGGTATAGCACTTCCTGCCACGGAATCAAACTTAAGACACGTCAAAAGTATAATCTCCCAAAAACTTAGGAAGCTTCAAAAAGAAAAAGAAAAGGCTTTGGCTTTGGCGAAAAAATTGGAAGGCTTTATGTTGGAAATAAAGCATCCTGTGGGTGAAAAGGGAAAACTCTATGGTTCGGTAACAAGTGCAGAGATTGCCAAAGCCCTCAGTGAAAAAGGGTTTGAAATAGATAGAAAAAAGATAATTCTTAGCAAACCTATAAGGGAAGTGGGAATATACACTGTGCAAATAAAACTCCACCCGGAGGTTGAGGTTCAGATAAAAGTTGACGTGCAACCTCAGAAGTAG
- the rpsC gene encoding 30S ribosomal protein S3 yields MGQKTHPIGFRIGIIKDWNSRWYADKRDYTKLLHQDLKIKEYIKKRYSAAGISKIIIERAAEKVRIRISVARPGIIIGRKGAEVEQLKKDLLSIAPGYNYNINVEEVRVPELDAQLVAEEIALQIERRVSHRRAMKRAIDNALKAGAKGVKIQVKGRIGGAELARAEWFLVGRMPLQTLRADIDYGFAVAQTKYGVLGVKVWIYKGDVLKAGKEEIVKKIEEDLKKAEKEVS; encoded by the coding sequence ATGGGGCAAAAAACGCATCCCATAGGTTTTAGGATAGGAATTATAAAAGACTGGAACTCCAGGTGGTATGCGGATAAAAGAGACTACACTAAGCTTTTGCATCAGGACTTAAAGATTAAGGAGTACATAAAGAAAAGATATAGCGCAGCGGGTATTTCCAAAATCATAATTGAAAGGGCGGCGGAGAAAGTAAGAATAAGGATAAGTGTAGCAAGGCCCGGGATCATAATCGGTCGTAAGGGTGCGGAGGTAGAACAGCTTAAGAAGGACCTACTCAGCATTGCTCCAGGCTATAATTACAACATAAACGTAGAAGAGGTTAGGGTTCCTGAGTTGGACGCTCAGCTGGTAGCAGAAGAAATAGCTCTGCAAATAGAGAGGAGAGTTTCCCACAGAAGAGCTATGAAGAGAGCAATAGACAACGCACTTAAGGCTGGCGCAAAGGGTGTTAAAATTCAGGTGAAGGGAAGAATAGGTGGTGCAGAGTTGGCAAGGGCTGAATGGTTTTTGGTGGGAAGGATGCCTCTCCAAACTCTGAGAGCTGATATAGACTACGGTTTTGCAGTAGCTCAGACAAAGTATGGAGTTTTGGGTGTGAAGGTTTGGATATACAAGGGTGACGTGCTAAAAGCAGGTAAAGAAGAGATCGTCAAGAAGATAGAGGAAGACTTAAAGAAAGCGGAGAAGGAGGTAAGCTAA
- the hisIE gene encoding bifunctional phosphoribosyl-AMP cyclohydrolase/phosphoribosyl-ATP diphosphatase HisIE — protein sequence MEDLEKNPLTYSDELLKSIKWNADGLVPVIAQDYRTGEIRMFAWANQLALMLTLQTGYAHYYSRSRKSVWKKGESSGELQRIVEIRIDCDEDVLLYIIKQELNKACHTGERNCFFRNIKGEKVEKPLPFETLTRLEEVIKQRLSERQEGSYTVKLFMEGEDRILQKFGEEAIEALIAIKNGEQKQIAMEVSDLLYHLTLALVTKGLEWHQIMEELASRFKK from the coding sequence ATGGAAGATTTAGAGAAGAACCCATTGACATATTCGGATGAGCTTTTAAAGAGCATAAAGTGGAACGCTGATGGGCTTGTGCCTGTGATAGCACAAGACTACAGGACTGGGGAAATAAGAATGTTTGCATGGGCAAATCAACTTGCTTTAATGCTAACCTTACAAACAGGCTATGCCCACTACTATTCAAGGTCAAGGAAAAGCGTGTGGAAAAAGGGGGAAAGCTCCGGAGAACTCCAAAGGATAGTTGAAATAAGGATAGACTGCGACGAAGATGTTCTTTTATATATCATCAAGCAAGAGCTGAACAAAGCTTGCCATACAGGAGAAAGAAATTGCTTTTTTAGAAACATAAAAGGGGAAAAGGTAGAAAAACCTTTGCCCTTTGAAACACTTACCAGGCTTGAGGAGGTCATAAAACAGCGCCTTTCAGAAAGACAGGAAGGTTCATACACAGTAAAACTCTTTATGGAAGGTGAAGACAGAATTCTTCAAAAATTCGGAGAAGAGGCAATAGAAGCCCTGATAGCGATAAAAAACGGAGAGCAAAAGCAAATAGCCATGGAGGTTTCAGACCTTTTGTATCATTTAACCTTGGCTTTGGTGACCAAAGGACTGGAGTGGCATCAAATTATGGAAGAGCTTGCCAGCAGGTTCAAAAAGTGA
- the ssb gene encoding single-stranded DNA-binding protein produces the protein MLNKVIIIGNLVRDPSIIYLPSGTQVAEFSIAYNRRFKVRDEWREETHFFDVRAYGRLAESLSTRLFKGYTVVIEGRLSQDRWIDKEGKNQSRVRIVAESVRIVRKPKMEEPIEEEVLPKEMENPFPSEEDELSF, from the coding sequence ATGCTTAACAAAGTGATCATAATAGGTAACTTGGTAAGGGACCCTTCAATAATTTACCTACCTTCCGGCACACAAGTTGCTGAGTTTTCCATAGCTTACAACAGAAGATTCAAGGTTAGGGACGAATGGAGAGAAGAAACACACTTTTTTGATGTAAGAGCCTACGGTAGGTTGGCAGAAAGTCTTAGCACAAGGCTTTTTAAAGGCTATACAGTGGTAATAGAAGGAAGACTTTCTCAGGATAGATGGATAGATAAAGAGGGAAAAAACCAAAGTAGGGTTAGAATAGTGGCAGAATCTGTTAGGATTGTAAGAAAACCAAAAATGGAAGAACCTATAGAAGAGGAGGTATTGCCTAAGGAAATGGAGAATCCTTTTCCTTCCGAAGAAGACGAACTATCATTTTAA
- the rpsS gene encoding 30S ribosomal protein S19, which translates to MWDEYRKLVDKKAWVDPKLWYRIRKMNQTGERKVIKTYSRDTTIIPEFVGHTIAVHNGKTFVPVYITSDMVGHKLGEFAPTRTFKGHPDKSSKVAKKK; encoded by the coding sequence ATTTGGGATGAATACAGAAAACTCGTGGATAAGAAGGCTTGGGTAGATCCAAAGCTTTGGTATAGAATAAGAAAAATGAACCAAACGGGAGAAAGAAAGGTGATAAAAACCTACAGTAGGGACACTACAATAATACCAGAGTTCGTGGGTCATACGATAGCGGTTCATAACGGTAAAACTTTCGTTCCAGTTTATATTACTTCTGATATGGTAGGTCATAAGTTGGGTGAGTTTGCTCCAACGAGGACATTTAAAGGCCACCCGGATAAGTCCTCAAAGGTGGCCAAGAAAAAGTGA
- the rplV gene encoding 50S ribosomal protein L22 encodes MRAVLRYARISPIKARQVLRIIQGAKASDALYQLKFIPKKAARIVEGVLKSALANAEQKGMNLDRLYIKKAVADEGPMYKKWIPRAHGRATMVRKRTSHITIELEEKKEED; translated from the coding sequence ATGCGGGCAGTTTTAAGGTACGCAAGAATTTCTCCTATAAAGGCAAGGCAAGTGCTAAGGATAATACAGGGAGCAAAAGCGAGTGATGCACTTTATCAACTAAAGTTTATTCCCAAAAAGGCCGCAAGGATAGTGGAAGGGGTCTTAAAAAGCGCATTGGCAAATGCGGAGCAAAAGGGTATGAACCTTGACAGGTTATACATAAAAAAGGCTGTCGCAGACGAGGGTCCTATGTACAAAAAGTGGATTCCAAGAGCACACGGAAGGGCTACGATGGTGAGAAAGAGAACCTCCCACATAACCATAGAGTTAGAGGAGAAGAAGGAGGAAGACTGA
- the ccsB gene encoding c-type cytochrome biogenesis protein CcsB, with amino-acid sequence MRNVLVKDSFLSRQGFWLFLAFGLMLSVLLSFLPYDNTFWYKSATILYGLSILLYLSVFLTKEGLLYHASSVTLFLGLLLNLTGMIRRSIQTYEMGAFHPPWSNLFEALTFWSFVTGAIYLIIERKYGVKLLGLFVLPVVFGLSLFAVYKANAEIVPLMPALRSYWLYLHVVTAFVGYAGFTVAFAGAVLYLLKEKKPNLNFLPSLDILDEIAYKSVVTVFPIWTASIILGAAWANEAWGGYWSWDPKEVWSLIVWLFFGAYLHTRQMLGWRGTKSAWLLVFGFINVLICFFAINLFFPGLHSYATD; translated from the coding sequence ATGAGAAATGTATTAGTAAAGGATAGTTTTCTAAGTAGGCAAGGTTTTTGGTTATTCCTAGCCTTTGGGCTTATGCTCTCCGTTCTACTTTCCTTTCTTCCCTACGATAATACTTTTTGGTATAAATCCGCTACAATACTTTACGGGCTTTCCATCCTATTATATCTTTCTGTGTTCCTAACAAAGGAGGGTTTACTGTACCACGCATCAAGTGTTACACTTTTCTTAGGCTTACTTTTGAACTTAACCGGTATGATAAGGAGAAGCATACAGACTTATGAAATGGGTGCTTTTCATCCACCATGGTCCAATCTATTTGAGGCTTTAACCTTTTGGAGCTTTGTAACGGGTGCGATTTATTTAATCATAGAAAGAAAATACGGTGTAAAGCTCTTAGGTTTGTTTGTGCTACCAGTTGTATTTGGATTGTCTCTTTTTGCGGTTTACAAAGCAAATGCAGAAATAGTGCCTTTAATGCCGGCGCTGAGAAGCTATTGGTTATACCTGCATGTTGTAACTGCCTTTGTTGGTTATGCAGGTTTTACGGTTGCCTTTGCTGGCGCGGTTTTGTATCTGCTAAAAGAAAAGAAACCAAACTTAAACTTCTTACCATCTTTGGATATTCTGGATGAAATTGCCTATAAATCGGTGGTTACAGTGTTTCCCATATGGACTGCCTCCATCATCTTAGGTGCAGCTTGGGCTAACGAAGCATGGGGAGGTTACTGGAGCTGGGACCCGAAAGAAGTATGGTCCCTTATAGTTTGGCTCTTCTTTGGTGCTTACCTTCATACAAGGCAAATGCTTGGCTGGAGAGGGACAAAAAGCGCATGGCTGTTAGTTTTTGGATTTATAAACGTGCTAATATGCTTTTTTGCAATAAATCTTTTCTTTCCGGGACTTCACAGCTACGCGACAGACTAA
- the rplP gene encoding 50S ribosomal protein L16 has translation MSFLAPKKTKFRKQQRGTLKGKAFRGNKVSFGEYGIQALEACWLTQRQIEAGRVALVRSLRKGAKIWITIFPDKPYTRKPNEVRMGGGKGDPEGFVAVVRPGRILYEFSGVSEEVAEEACRLVSSKLPIKVRLVKKHGGVGG, from the coding sequence ATGTCCTTTCTTGCACCTAAAAAGACAAAGTTTAGGAAACAGCAAAGAGGAACGCTAAAAGGCAAAGCCTTTAGGGGTAACAAAGTATCTTTTGGTGAATACGGCATACAGGCTTTAGAAGCTTGCTGGCTAACCCAAAGGCAAATAGAAGCGGGTAGAGTTGCGCTGGTTAGGAGCCTTCGCAAAGGAGCAAAGATATGGATAACCATATTCCCCGATAAGCCCTATACCAGAAAGCCCAATGAAGTGCGTATGGGTGGTGGAAAGGGTGATCCGGAAGGTTTCGTAGCAGTCGTAAGACCCGGAAGGATACTTTATGAATTCTCCGGTGTGTCGGAAGAGGTTGCAGAAGAAGCCTGCAGGTTAGTATCTTCCAAACTACCCATAAAGGTCAGACTGGTAAAGAAACATGGAGGTGTTGGAGGATGA
- the rpmC gene encoding 50S ribosomal protein L29: MKAKELAKLSIEELLNKEKELRKEILELRFKKKIEGLKDKMIIRKKRKDLARVLTIIRQKQLRGEA; encoded by the coding sequence ATGAAAGCAAAAGAACTGGCAAAGCTCTCAATTGAAGAGTTGTTAAACAAAGAAAAAGAACTTAGAAAAGAGATCTTGGAACTGCGTTTTAAGAAAAAGATTGAAGGTTTAAAAGACAAGATGATTATTAGAAAAAAGAGAAAGGACTTAGCAAGGGTTTTAACTATCATTAGACAAAAACAGCTGAGGGGTGAAGCATGA
- a CDS encoding DsrE family protein, giving the protein MKIVLLIKGDPFSWKAHEALRVGLALGINHEVFIIFFKDGVYTLTRCNWENLLISGFEKLIENLEYVNVKLFVEDLSAEERGLKKGDFVKDVEFINIEQIKRILASSEAVLVW; this is encoded by the coding sequence ATGAAGATTGTGCTCTTGATAAAAGGAGATCCTTTTTCTTGGAAAGCTCATGAAGCTTTGCGTGTGGGCTTAGCCTTGGGCATAAACCACGAAGTTTTTATAATTTTTTTTAAAGATGGAGTTTATACCTTGACAAGATGCAACTGGGAAAATCTTTTAATTTCTGGTTTTGAGAAGCTAATAGAGAATCTTGAGTATGTGAACGTTAAACTTTTCGTAGAGGACCTTTCTGCAGAGGAAAGGGGGCTAAAAAAAGGGGACTTCGTAAAAGATGTGGAGTTTATAAACATTGAGCAAATTAAAAGGATTTTAGCCTCTTCGGAAGCGGTGCTCGTATGGTAA
- a CDS encoding 5-(carboxyamino)imidazole ribonucleotide synthase, translated as MKIGILGGGQLGWMTILEGKKLGFEFLVLDKSKDSPACKAADRCFDYSEVDEFAKLCDVVTYEFEHIPDEVLESVSHITLPSVEVLKLKKSKVEEKLFLKRGGYPVPNFAVAFGKDLSRVVSTFKLPVVVKAESLGYDGKGQYLIRNGEKLKTVMMNHREEERFLVEEFVDFDFEFSIIGVRNDKGEIKLYPPTINYHEEGILIYNKTADLNLPLAQEIVISLMEELNIVGILCVEFFHTKDGHILINEMAPRTHNTGHWTLDGCYTSQFENLLRAISGLPLGSTKLKSPSGMINIIGKSYEEIDIKRILSLEGSKLYWYGKEKRSRRKMGHINVVGDSQEEVDVILKTLLFDILKYSITPKLDTYEYTV; from the coding sequence ATGAAAATAGGTATATTGGGTGGAGGACAGCTTGGCTGGATGACTATACTTGAGGGTAAAAAGCTCGGTTTTGAGTTTTTAGTCTTGGACAAATCAAAAGATTCTCCCGCTTGTAAGGCAGCAGATAGATGCTTTGATTACTCCGAAGTGGATGAGTTTGCAAAACTTTGCGATGTTGTAACTTATGAATTTGAACACATTCCCGACGAGGTGTTGGAAAGTGTTTCTCATATAACTTTGCCTTCTGTGGAAGTTCTAAAGCTTAAAAAAAGCAAAGTGGAAGAAAAGCTGTTTCTAAAAAGAGGGGGCTATCCTGTGCCAAACTTTGCGGTAGCCTTTGGGAAAGACTTAAGCAGGGTTGTTTCTACGTTTAAATTGCCTGTGGTAGTAAAAGCAGAAAGTTTGGGCTATGACGGAAAGGGTCAGTACTTGATAAGGAACGGGGAAAAACTTAAGACCGTCATGATGAACCACAGAGAGGAAGAGAGATTTTTGGTGGAAGAATTTGTAGATTTTGATTTTGAGTTTTCCATAATAGGTGTCAGAAACGATAAAGGAGAAATAAAACTATATCCACCAACAATAAACTATCACGAGGAGGGGATCCTTATCTACAACAAAACCGCTGACTTAAATCTTCCGCTTGCTCAGGAGATAGTCATATCTTTGATGGAAGAGCTAAATATCGTTGGAATTCTGTGCGTTGAGTTTTTTCACACAAAGGATGGACACATACTTATAAACGAAATGGCTCCCAGGACGCACAATACGGGTCACTGGACTTTGGACGGCTGTTACACCTCCCAGTTTGAAAACCTACTTAGAGCAATCTCAGGCTTACCCCTTGGTTCTACAAAGCTGAAAAGCCCTTCTGGTATGATAAACATAATCGGCAAATCTTACGAAGAGATAGACATAAAAAGGATCCTTTCCTTAGAAGGGTCTAAGCTTTACTGGTACGGAAAGGAAAAAAGATCCAGAAGGAAAATGGGACATATAAACGTTGTGGGAGATAGTCAGGAGGAGGTGGATGTCATTTTAAAAACTCTACTTTTTGATATTCTGAAATATAGTATTACACCTAAGCTTGATACATACGAGTATACGGTTTAA